Proteins encoded within one genomic window of Bos indicus x Bos taurus breed Angus x Brahman F1 hybrid chromosome 18, Bos_hybrid_MaternalHap_v2.0, whole genome shotgun sequence:
- the UPK1A gene encoding uroplakin-1a produces the protein MGAVGRVQQGPPSSPSLYPVSCVPGRTMASAAAATTEKGSPVVVGLLVMGNIIILLSGLALFAETVWVTADQYRIYPLMGVSGKDDVFAGAWIAIFCGFSFFVVASFGVGAALCRRRSMILTYLILMLIIYIFECASCITSYTHRDYMVSNPSLITKQMLTFYSADSNQGRELTRLWDRIMIEQECCGTSGPMDWVNFTSAFRATTPEVVFPWPPLCCRRTGNFIPVNEEGCRLGHLDYLFTKGCFEHIGHAIDSYTWGISWFGFAILMWTLPVMLIAMYFYTTL, from the exons ATGGGGGCAGTGGGTCGTGTCCAGCAAGGcccaccctcctctcccagcctctACCCAGTCTCATGTGTCCCAGGCAGGACTATGGCttctgcagcagcagcaacgacAGAGAAGGGGTCTCCAGTTGTGGTGGGTCTGCTGGTCATGGGCAACATCATTATTCTG CTGTCAGGCCTGGCCCTGTTTGCTGAAACGGTATGGGTGACCGCTGACCAGTACCGCATATACCCGCTGATGGGCGTCTCGGGCAAGGATGACGTCTTCGCCGGCGCCTGGATCGCCATCTTCTGCGGCTTCTCCTTCTTCGTGGTGGCCAGCTTTGGTGTGGGCGCAGCACTCTGCCGCCGCCGCTCCATGATCCTCACG TACCTGATACTCATGCTCATCATCTACATCTTTGAGTGCGCCTCCTGCATCACGTCCTACACCCACCGAGACTAT ATGGTGTCCAACCCGTCCCTGATCACCAAGCAGATGCTGACCTTCTATAGTGCAGACTCGAACCAGGGCCGGGAACTGACCCGCCTCTGGGATCGCATCATGATTGAG CAAGAGTGCTGTGGCACGTCAGGCCCCATGGACTGGGTGAACTTCACGTCTGCCTTCCGGGCCACCACCCCAGAGGTGGTGTTCCCCTGGCCCCCGCTATGCTGTCGACGGACCGGCAACTTCATCCCAGTCAATGAAGAAGGCTGCCGCCTGGGCCACCTGGACTACCTGTTCACCAAG GGCTGCTTTGAACATATTGGCCACGCCATCGACAGCTACACGTGGGGCATCTCGTGGTTTGGGTTTGCCATCCTGATGTGGACG CTCCCCGTGATGCTGATAGCCATGTATTTCTACACCACGTTGTGA